The Canis lupus dingo isolate Sandy chromosome 11, ASM325472v2, whole genome shotgun sequence genome includes a region encoding these proteins:
- the LOC112659732 gene encoding immunity-related GTPase family M protein 1-like, translated as MQKILPRQTHRSESSYTAVRVGGSKKNQRKVFLRDPNKTREDSPRGYWEACPELHSDLSMKSSLETCEVTPLLSDVTQPTHSLHTPLLTSSNYDMPYNMGWSSLSKETAINIEKALGGRKLLEVVPMVRETLERASSVPLRIAVTGDSGNGMSSFINALRGIGHDEEDSAPTGVVKTTQIPTCYSYPHFPNVELWDLPGTGAGTQSLENYLEEMKFSWYDLFIIIASEQFSMNLVKLAKAIQVLGKRFYIVWTKLDRDLSTSALLKERLLQNIQENIQENLQKERVFEPIIFLVSSFEPLLHDFPELRNTLNRDISDIRYCGPLKNLSHTYEKVISDKVTMFRGKIASKSFDTLGIWNADDLGECLIAYHLFFGVDDESLQQIAQSMGKPMEEYRAIMKSRDLHTIIRGDWAVSCMNCNTSSCLYTILRYIPLLGDFIINFLRKWKHRRLLEIVAEDTRTILKKILKDSII; from the exons ATGCAGAAGATCCTGCCCAGACAGACTCACAGATCAGAATCTTCATACACTGCAGTAAGAGTTGGAGGGAGTAAGAAGAACCAGAGAAAAGTCTTCCTCAGAGATCCTAATAAGACCAGAGAAGATTCACCAAGAGGTTACTGGGAGGCCTGCCCAGAGCTCCACTCGGACCTTAGCATGAAATCCTCACTGGAGACATGTGAG GTCACTCCACTGCTCAGCGATGTGACACAGCCCACCCACTCTCTTCACACACCATTACTTACATCCTCCAACTATGATATGCCATACAATATGGGCTGGAGTAGCTTATCTAAGGAGACTGCCATAAACATTGAAAAGGCCTTGGGAGGAAGGAAGTTGCTGGAGGTGGTCCCTATGGTCAGGGAGACCCTGGAGAGAGCATCCAGTGTCCCATTGAGAATTGCTGTGACTGGGGACTCTGGCAATGGCATGTCTTCTTTCATCAATGCACTGCGGGGAATTGGGCATGATGAGgaggattcagctcccacagggGTGGTAAAAACCACCCAGATTCCCACTTGCTACTCTTACCCCCACTTTCCCAATGTGGAACTGTGGGACCTACCTGGAACAGGGGCAGGCACCCAAAGTCTGGAGAACTACCTGGAGGAGATGAAATTTAGCTGGTATGACCTCTTCATCATTATTGCATCTGAACAGTTCAGCATGAATCTTGTGAAGCTTGCCAAGGCCATCCAGGTCCTGGGAAAGAGATTCTACATTGTCTGGACCAAGCTGGACAGGGACCTCAGCACAAGTGCTCTCTTGAAAGAACGTCTCCTGCAGAATATTCAGGAGAATATTCAGGAAAATCTCCAGAAGGAGAGGGTTTTCGAACCCATCATATTCCTGGTCTCCAGCTTTGAGCCCTTATTGCATGACTTCCCAGAGCTTAGGAACACCTTGAACAGGGACATTTCTGATATCAGGTACTGTGGTCCCCTAAAGAATCTGTCCCACACTTATGAGAAGGTCATTAGTGACAAAGTGACCATGTTCAGGGGGAAAATAGCCTCAAAGTCTTTTGACACCCTTGGCATTTGGAATGCAGATGATCTTGGGGAGTGTCTGATAGCCTACCACTTGTTCTTTGGTGTGGATGATGAGTCTCTCCAACAGATAGCTCAGAGTATGGGGAAACCCATGGAGGAGTACAGGGCCATTATGAAGTCTCGGGATCTGCACACTATCATTAGAGGGGACTGGGCAGTATCTTGCATGAATTGTAATACATCCTCTTGCTTATATACAATTCTGAGGTACATCCCACTGTTAGGCGACTTTATTATCAACTTTCTGAGAAAGTGGAAACACAGACGCCTCCTGGAAATAGTGGCTGAGGACACCAGAACCATCTtgaagaaaatcctgaaagactCCATCATCTGA